In a genomic window of Babylonia areolata isolate BAREFJ2019XMU chromosome 3, ASM4173473v1, whole genome shotgun sequence:
- the LOC143280556 gene encoding uncharacterized protein LOC143280556, producing MPVTQKDLVRTSGIFPFLLEVVPWFLFPSGSGERRRDRQRRRQREEMSTHVLEPFPHQVAGQSLVFRYDADTICKSLIERELRVYQTLPDVLRPFVPQYRGVVDIPLNGPQTDVKEEEEEEEEGRRRKGGVKHPLTTQRLLNKVAKRQGHDNVYHFLLLENLVSGQHRPCVLDLKLGTRQHGDDAPSHKVRYQVSKCRNSTSALLGVRLCGMKVFQSATGQYITVDKTEGRRMRENDFREAMRHFLFNGRHVRRELIPLLLLKLQRLKAAVSDLSSFRFYSSSLLVVYDGWEGATGKCKHGAPLETRPTVSANGAQEFDSVNSPCGLRNQYRGFDNPDCERLKKTQVAENLDPNLPRADRCDSCDHDNDDLTSVGSGGDGGVQFQDSTSPACQEDQQRRESRATEHPDGGGGSSGTCVPPCQKQSESVVNGQSVSSSQQSTVTLPRSSSIQNTNTVHQQKATRECVVSSSGNSSRSCGECCGQRTVVNSCADTSLLSTEKENSPHKGMSLIEETATECGQSSTTESLTGHSGGGGCGCWGAGGGLVDVRMVDFAHTTHAGLGENRVVHQGPDRGCLLGLSTLIEIFTHIYNATTAHQQP from the exons GatcaggggagagaaggagagacagacaacgcAGACGGCAGAGGGAAGAGATGTCGACGCACGTGCTGGAGCCGTTTCCCCACCAGGTGGCGGGCCAGTCGCTGGTGTTTCGCTATGACGCGGACACTATCTGCAAGTCTCTGATCGAGAGAGAGCTGAGGGTGTACCAGACCCTGCCGGACGTGCTCAGGCCCTTTGTGCCGCAGTacagag gAGTGGTGGACATACCTCTGAACGGCCCCCAGACCGACgtcaaggaggaagaggaagaggaggaagagggcaggaggaggaaggggggagtgaAGCATCCTCTAACCACCCAACGTCTCTTGAACAAAGTGGCCAAGCGACAGGGACACGACAACGTTTATC ACTTCCTATTGCTGGAGAACCTGGTGTCGGGACAGCACAGGCCCTGCGTCCTGGACCTCAAGCTGGGCACCCGGCAGCACGGGGACGATGCTCCCTCCCACAAGGTCCGTTACCAGGTGTCCAAGTGCCGCAACTCCACGTCCGCTCTTCTGGGGGTCCGCCTCTGTGGCAtgaag GTGTTCCAGTCAGCCACAGGTCAGTACATCACCGTGGACAAAACAGAAGGTCGACGCATGCGCGAGAACGACTTCCGGGAAGCCATGCGTCACTTCCTGTTCAACGGACGTCACGTCCGGCGAGAGCTGATCCCGCTGCTGTTGCTGAAGCTGCAGAGGCTGAAGGCGGCCGTGTCGGACCTGTCCTCCTTTCGGTTTTACTCCAGCTCCTTGCTGGTGGTGTACGACGGGTGGGAGGGCGCTACAGGCAAGTGCAAGCATGGCGCTCCGTTGGAGACACGTCCAACGGTGTCAGCAAACGGTGCTCAGGAATTCGATTCAGTAAACAGTCCTTGTGGACTTCGGAACCAATATCGTGGCTTTGACAACCCCGACTgtgaaagactgaagaaaacacaggtaGCTGAAAACCTGGACCCGAATCTTCCACGCGCGGACCGCTGTGACTCgtgtgatcatgataatgatgatctgacctctgtaggtagtggtggtgatgggggggttcAGTTCCAGGACTCTACCAGCCCCGCGTGCCAAGAGGACCAGCAGCGACGCGAGTCACGTGCCACAGAGCATCCGGACGGCGGCGGCGGCAGTTCTGGAACCTGTGTGCCGCCGTGCCAGAAACAAAGCGAGAGCGTTGTGAACGGGCAGTCCGTGTCCTCCAGTCAGCAGTCTACTGTCACACTACCCCGAAGCTCCTCCATTCAGAATACCAACACTGTTCATCAACAGAAAGCCACGAGAGAGTGTGTTGTAAGTTCTAGTGGAAATAGCTCACGAAGTTGCGGAGAGTGTTGTGGTCAAAGGACTGTAGTGAATTCTTGCGCGGATACTTCTCTCTTATCCACAGAAAAGGAAAACTCCCCTCACAAAGGGATGTCGTTGATAGAGGAGACGGCGACAGAGTGTGGACAGAGCAGCACCACTGAAAGCCTGACAGGCCATTCAGGAGGAGGGGGCTGTGGGtgctggggggcgggaggggggctggTGGATGTACGGATGGTGGACTTTGCCCACACGACCCACGCGGGGCTGGGGGAGAACCGGGTGGTGCACCAAGGGCCGGACCGCGGGTGTCTGTTGGGGCTGAGCACCCTCATAGAGATCTTCACCCACATCTATAATGCCACCACGGCTCACCAACAACCCTga